A single Fodinicurvata sp. EGI_FJ10296 DNA region contains:
- a CDS encoding DNA adenine methylase, which translates to MNSEATGDTAFDDMRPVTPTLPVAPYRGGKRNLARRLTDRIEAIPHTTYAEAFVGMAGVFLRRRSAPRAEVINDYSRDVATFFRVIQRHYPAFRDMIRFQITTRAEFDRLTATDPETLTDLERSARFLYLQATAFGGKVAGRTFGVEPDRRSRFDLTRLGPMLEDVHARLAGVTVECLPYDRFIPRYDRPGTLFYLDPPYWGCETDYGKGMFGRDDFARLAEILATIKGRFLLSLNDRPALREIFAGFDQETVATRYSVTPTGSTAPARELIISNCR; encoded by the coding sequence ATGAATTCCGAAGCCACCGGCGATACCGCCTTCGACGACATGCGGCCGGTCACCCCGACCCTGCCGGTCGCGCCCTATCGGGGCGGCAAGCGCAACCTCGCCCGGCGCCTGACCGATCGCATCGAGGCGATCCCCCACACCACCTATGCCGAGGCCTTCGTCGGCATGGCCGGGGTGTTCCTGCGCCGCCGCTCGGCGCCCAGGGCCGAAGTGATCAACGATTACAGCCGCGACGTGGCGACCTTCTTCCGGGTGATCCAGCGTCACTATCCGGCGTTCCGCGACATGATCCGGTTCCAGATCACGACCCGGGCCGAGTTCGACCGGCTGACCGCCACCGATCCGGAGACACTGACCGACCTGGAGCGATCGGCCCGCTTCCTCTACCTGCAGGCCACCGCCTTCGGCGGCAAGGTCGCCGGCCGGACCTTCGGCGTGGAGCCCGACCGCCGCAGCCGGTTCGACCTGACCCGGCTGGGGCCGATGCTGGAGGACGTCCACGCCCGGCTCGCCGGGGTGACGGTGGAATGCCTGCCGTATGACCGGTTCATCCCGCGCTACGACCGGCCGGGGACGCTGTTCTATCTCGACCCGCCCTATTGGGGCTGCGAGACGGATTACGGCAAGGGGATGTTCGGCCGCGACGACTTCGCCCGGCTGGCCGAAATCCTGGCCACGATCAAGGGCCGGTTCCTTCTGTCCCTCAATGACAGGCCGGCGCTGCGCGAGATCTTCGCCGGCTTCGATCAGGAGACCGTCGCCACCCGCTACAGCGTCACGCCGACCGGCAGCACCGCGCCGGCGCGCGAACTGATCATCTCGAACTGCCGATAA
- a CDS encoding DNA-directed RNA polymerase subunit alpha C-terminal domain-containing protein → MTIAKYEEWPTVRAQSGGRENWFYDPERCDFEYIDISNGCLNIKTSTGGTERGLATLVTIPLDYIISKLPELYESENEKLRQINNIRSEYIDNKIYQQSRLWLDFKIEHLSISDEIKNSLFLANINTIKDLCKKSVNEILEIDGIEDQFLIYIKGWLERRGLSLK, encoded by the coding sequence ATGACTATAGCAAAATATGAGGAATGGCCTACCGTTAGAGCTCAATCTGGTGGTCGCGAGAACTGGTTCTATGACCCCGAACGATGTGATTTTGAGTATATTGACATATCCAATGGTTGCCTAAATATAAAAACTAGTACCGGAGGAACGGAGAGAGGTTTAGCAACACTCGTTACTATTCCATTAGATTATATAATCAGCAAACTGCCAGAATTGTACGAAAGTGAAAATGAGAAATTAAGACAAATAAATAATATCAGGTCCGAATATATTGATAATAAAATATATCAACAATCAAGGCTCTGGCTTGATTTTAAGATAGAGCATTTGAGTATTTCTGATGAAATTAAAAATTCGCTATTTTTAGCGAATATTAATACCATAAAAGACCTGTGCAAAAAATCTGTCAACGAAATATTAGAGATTGACGGTATTGAAGATCAGTTTTTAATTTATATAAAAGGATGGCTAGAACGTAGGGGATTATCGTTAAAGTAA
- a CDS encoding integrase arm-type DNA-binding domain-containing protein encodes MPSSGRLSARKVATAKVPGRYADGGNLFLLVKPGGAKSWVFRYKVNYRERQMGLGPVDLVSLADAREKALSYRRQLADGIDPQEHRRDEKAAAEKESARAITFETAAESYIEAHEAAWRNEKHKGQWRSTLKTYAYPVFGDKPVADVDTGLVLQAIEPIWSTKPETASRLRGRIESVLDWAAVDGLREGLNPARWRGHLQNRLPAKAKVRKVEHHAALPYAELPAFMATLREQVGTSARALEFAILTVARTSEVLGATWDEIDLDRDGGAVWTIPADRMKAGKEHRVPLPPAAARIVQDMGTMFGRTGYVFPGQRKGKPLSNMAFLMLLRRMGRGDLTAHGFRSTFRDWVAETTSYPSEIAEQALAHIVGSAVERAYRRGDVFEKRRALMADWINFSVGFSYHQNKIDAL; translated from the coding sequence ATGCCATCGTCGGGTAGGTTGTCTGCGCGCAAAGTGGCCACCGCCAAGGTTCCCGGTCGCTATGCCGACGGCGGCAATCTGTTCCTCCTCGTCAAACCCGGCGGGGCGAAGTCGTGGGTGTTCCGCTACAAGGTCAACTATCGCGAACGGCAGATGGGGCTCGGGCCGGTCGATCTGGTCTCGCTGGCCGACGCGCGGGAGAAGGCTCTGTCATACCGTCGCCAACTGGCCGACGGAATTGATCCGCAGGAGCACAGGCGCGACGAGAAGGCGGCGGCCGAGAAAGAATCGGCCCGGGCGATTACATTCGAGACAGCCGCGGAATCCTATATCGAGGCGCACGAGGCTGCCTGGCGCAATGAGAAGCACAAGGGACAATGGCGATCGACGCTGAAGACCTATGCCTATCCCGTGTTCGGCGACAAGCCGGTGGCCGATGTTGATACGGGTCTCGTCCTGCAGGCGATTGAGCCGATCTGGTCGACGAAACCGGAAACGGCGAGCCGACTGCGCGGCCGCATAGAATCGGTTCTGGATTGGGCGGCCGTCGATGGGCTTCGGGAAGGGCTGAATCCGGCCCGGTGGCGTGGCCATCTGCAGAACCGGCTGCCGGCGAAGGCAAAGGTGCGGAAAGTCGAGCACCACGCGGCATTGCCCTATGCCGAACTGCCGGCTTTCATGGCGACGCTGCGCGAACAGGTAGGGACCAGCGCGCGGGCGCTGGAGTTCGCGATCCTGACCGTCGCCCGGACGTCGGAGGTCCTCGGCGCAACATGGGATGAGATCGATCTCGATCGCGATGGCGGCGCCGTCTGGACCATTCCGGCCGACCGGATGAAGGCGGGGAAGGAACACCGTGTCCCGCTGCCGCCGGCCGCCGCCAGGATCGTTCAGGACATGGGCACCATGTTCGGCCGGACGGGCTACGTCTTCCCCGGTCAGCGCAAGGGCAAGCCGCTCAGCAACATGGCCTTCCTGATGCTTCTCCGCCGGATGGGTCGGGGCGACCTGACGGCGCACGGTTTCCGATCGACGTTTCGTGACTGGGTCGCCGAGACGACCAGCTACCCCTCCGAAATCGCCGAACAGGCGCTCGCCCATATCGTCGGTTCAGCTGTGGAGCGGGCCTATCGGCGGGGTGATGTTTTCGAGAAACGGCGGGCGTTGATGGCGGATTGGATTAATTTTTCTGTCGGGTTTTCGTATCACCAGAATAAAATAGATGCGCTATAA